The Hydra vulgaris chromosome 11, alternate assembly HydraT2T_AEP genome contains a region encoding:
- the LOC136087027 gene encoding tigger transposable element-derived protein 4-like: MYIQKYTEYSCETDLKMVRNRIEKTNKVAIPSETMKVAVNKVLEGTQLNVVARQFNINRMTLKRYCRKKRLNPNEAFKPNYNNRQVFTAEDEKSLSSYLLIASKMNYGLSTRSTRLLAYEFALKNNKICPSSWIKNKIAGIDWLQGFMKRQPELSLRTPEATSFARSTAFNKHTVREFFQNLKTVRNRYKYNPNCIYNVDETGLTTVQKPVKVLAGRGSKQVGRITSAERGTLVTACCASNAIGNSIPPLFIFPRVKFHDYMIKEGPPGCVGFANPSGWMNSEIFIEWIKHFVKYSNCSQESPVLLLLDSHESHISVKGLELAIQHGITIISFPPHCSHKLQPLDRTVFGPLKRFYNFACDNWMTGFRVAGIEPFNSEIFKDDEYLPSSVTDRAAPDTVTITPVNNMESEMIPAHVNHIESELTIVNIETSILNKVSTSVASIISPEVLKPYPKASARKKKVKSRQLKTRILTDTPVRNEIRLSKEKKILKQTKNQQKVSTKDKKETKNYLLRNKKQCKPKAASQLDFHK, translated from the exons ATGTATATACAGAAATATACAGAATACTCTTGTGAAACAG atcTTAAAATGGTTAGAAATagaattgaaaaaacaaataaagttgcTATACCAAGTGAAACAATGAAAGTAGctgttaataaagttttagaagGAACACAACTGAATGTTGTAGCACGTCAGTTTAACATAAATAGAATgactttaaaaagatattgtcgTAAAAAGAGGCTTAATCCAAATGAAGCTTTCAAGCCTAACTACAACAATAGACAAGTTTTTACAGCagaagatgaaaaaagtttatcaagttATTTACTAATTGCATCAAAAATGAACTATGGCCTTTCAACTAGGTCAACGCGATTATTGGCATAtgaatttgctttaaaaaacaataagataTGCCCATCATCAtggatcaaaaataaaattgcaggCATTGATTGGTTGCAAGGTTTTATGAAAAGACAACCAGAGTTGTCTCTACGAACACCTGAAGCAACGAGCTTCGCTCGATCAACAGCTTTTAACAAACACACTGTAAGagagttttttcaaaatcttaaaACGGTAAGAAATCGATATAAATATAATCCTAACtgtatatataatgttgatgaaactggTTTAACAACCGTTCAAAAGCCGGTAAAGGTTTTAGCTGGTAGAGGAAGCAAACAAGTTGGAAGAATCACATCTGCAGAACGAGGAACATTGGTAACTGCATGTTGTGCCTCTAATGCTATTGGAAATTCCATTCctccattatttatttttcctagGGTAAAGTTTCATGATTACATGATTAAGGAAGGACCTCCTGGATGTGTGGGATTTGCAAATCCTTCTGGTTGGATGAACTCAGAAATTTTCATAGAATGgattaaacattttgttaaatattcaaACTGTTCTCAGGAATCTCCAGTTTTGTTACTTCTCGACAGTCATGAAAGTCATATTTCTGTTAAAGGCTTGGAGCTTGCAATTCAACATGGAATTACAATAATAAGTTTTCCTCCCCATTGCAGCCATAAATTGCAGCCATTAGATAGAACTGTTTTTGGACCattgaaaaggttttacaaTTTTGCATGTGATAATTGGATG ACAGGATTTAGAGTAGCTGGCATTGAGCCATTCAATTCTGAAATTTTCAAAGATGACGAATATTTACCATCATCAGTTACAGATAGAGCTGCTCCAGATACAGTTACTATCACTCCTGTCAACAACATGGAATCTGAAATGATACCAGCACATGTTAATCACATAGAGTCTGAACTAACTATAGTAAATATTGaaacaagtattttaaacaaagtgtCAACAAGTGTTGCTTCTATTATCTCACCTGAGGTTTTAAAACCTTACCCAAAAGCATCtgccagaaaaaaaaaagttaaaagtaggCAGTTAAAAACAAGGATCTTGACTGATACTCCTGTCAGAAATGAAATTCGTTTgtcaaaagaaaagaaaattttgaagcaaaccaaaaatcaacaaaaagtcTCCACAAAAGATAAGAAAGAAACTAAGAATTACTTGCTtaggaataaaaaacaatgtaaaccAAAAGCTGCTTCACAACTTGACTTTCACAAATGA